The proteins below come from a single Corylus avellana chromosome ca3, CavTom2PMs-1.0 genomic window:
- the LOC132173752 gene encoding serine/threonine-protein phosphatase PP-X isozyme 2 has product MSDLDRQIEQLKKCEPLKESEVKALCLKAMEILVEESNVQRVDAPVTICGDIHGQFYDMKELFKVGGDCPKTNYLFLGDFVDRGFYSVETFLLLLALKVRYPDRITLIRGNHESRQITQVYGFYDECLRKYGSVNVWRYCTDIFDYLSLSALIENKIFSVHGGLSPAISTLDQIRTIDRKQEVPHDGAMCDLLWSDPEDIVDGWGLSPRGAGFLFGGSVVTTFNHANNIDYICRAHQLVMEGYKWMFNHQIVTVWSAPNYCYRCGNVAAILELDENLNKQFRVFDAAPQESRAAPAKKPAPDYFL; this is encoded by the exons atgtcaGACCTAGACAGGCAAATAGAGCAGCTGAAGAAGTGCGAGCCTCTTAAGGAGTCGGAGGTGAAGGCCCTCTGCCTCAAAGCCATGGAAATCCTCGTCGAAGAGAGCAACGTTCAAAGGGTCGACGCCCCCGTCACA ATATGTGGCGACATTCATGGGCAATTCTATGACATGAAAGAGCTTTTCAAAGTAGGAGGTGATTGCCCAAAGACTAACTACTTGTTTCTTGGAGATTTTGTTGACAGAGGATTTTATTCCGTGGAGACATTTCTGCTTCTATTAGCCCTGAAG GTGAGGTATCCAGATCGGATAACTCTCATTAGAGGGAACCATGAGAGCCGTCAGATCACACAG GTATATGGATTCTACGACGAGTGTCTACGTAAATATGGCTCTGTGAATGTTTGGAGATATTGCACTGATATATTTGATTACTTAAG TCTATCAGCTCTCATTGAGAACAAAATTTTCAGTGTCCATGGAGGCCTCTCTCCTGCCATATCAACATTGGATCAG ATACGAACAATCGATCGGAAGCAAGAAGTACCTCATGATGGTGCTATGTGTGACCTCCTGTGGTCTGATCCTGAAGATATTGTTGATGGTTGGGGTTTGAGTCCCCGTGGTGCTGGCTTTCTATTTGGCGGCAGTGTTGTTACTACTTTTAACCATGCAAACAACATTGACTACATATGTCGTGCCCATCAGTTGGTAATGGAAGGATATAAATGGATGTTCAATCACCAGATAGTTACGGTCTGGTCAGCACCAAATTACTGTTACAg ATGTGGTAATGTAGCTGCAATACTTGAGCTAGACGAGAATTTGAATAAGCAGTTTCGTGTGTTTGATGCTGCTCCACAG GAATCAAGAGCGGCGCCAGCCAAAAAACCTGCACCAGATTACTTTTTATGA
- the LOC132175712 gene encoding protein HOMOLOG OF MAMMALIAN LYST-INTERACTING PROTEIN 5: protein MASENEPAKLLLPYLQRADELQKHEPLVAYYCRLYAMERGLRIPQSERTKTTNSLLVSLMNQLEKDKKSLKLGPEDHLHLEGFALNVFGKADKQDRAGRSDLNTAKTFYAASIFFEILNQFGVLPPDLEEKQKYAVWKAADIRKALKEGRKPTPGPPAGDDDLSVPSNSVTGAYELGPSETSVTNPGPESDLSPQFHDKVNNQHSTHMPPSPQVHDKDNQHFSNIPPAGQFHDKDNQHFSNIPPAGQFHDKDNQHFSNIPPAGQFHDKDNQHFSNIPPAGQFHDKDNQHFSNIPPAGQFPDKDDQHSTYVSPSPPSYPNSGYPSHDFHPPPATNRSESPTYSQPYNHQSYPQEPQQPQQHLPSNYSSLETSPSYSYPHFQSYPSFTESSLPAVPSQYPSYYQGSDASYSHQSAPPVTNYSSTAPYRSPSANGSVSEPSPPPAQKFQYDINYLPAPEKIAEAHKAARFAVGALAFDDVTVAVDFLKKSLELLTNPSAGQ from the exons ATGGCGAGCGAGAACGAACCAGCGAAGCTCCTCTTGCCGTACCTCCAACGAGCCGATGAGTTGCAGAAGCACGAGCCTCTCGTTGCCTATTACT GTCGATTATATGCGATGGAGCGAGGGTTGAGGATTCCCCAGAGCGAGCGCACCAAGACTACCAATTCCCTCCTCGTTTCCCTCATGAACCAGCTCGAAAAG GACAAGAAATCACTGAAGTTGGGGCCTGAAGACCACTTACATCTGGAGGGATTCGCCTTAAATGTCTTTGGGAAGGCGGACAAGCAAGACCGTGCCGGACGATCAGATTT GAATACTGCAAAAACATTTTACGCTGCAAGCATTTTCTTTGAGATTCTTAACCAGTTTGGTGTACTTCCGCCTGAT CTTGAGGAGAAGCAGAAGTATGCAGTTTGGAAAGCAGCAGATATAAGGAAAGCTTTGAAAGAAGGAAGGAAGCCCACCCCCGGCCCACCTGCTGGTGATGATGATTTATCAGTTCCATCAAATTCAGTTACTGGTGCATAT GAACTTGGTCCAAGTGAAACTTCAGTCACCAATCCTGGACCTGAATCTGATCTATCACCTCAGTTCCACGATAAAGTTAACAACCAGCATTCTACACATATGCCTCCATCACCTCAGGTTCATGATAAAGACAACCAGCATTTTTCAAACATTCCTCCAGCGGGTCAGTTCCATGATAAAGACAACCAGCATTTTTCAAACATTCCTCCAGCGGGTCAGTTCCATGATAAAGACAACCAGCATTTTTCAAACATTCCTCCAGCGGGTCAGTTCCATGATAAAGACAACCAGCATTTTTCAAACATTCCTCCAGCGGGTCAGTTCCATGATAAAGACAACCAGCATTTTTCAAACATTCCTCCAGCGGGTCAGTTCCCTGATAAAGACGACCAGCATTCTACATATGTTTCACCGTCACCTCCTTCTTACCCTAATTCTGGTTATCCTTCCCATGATTTTCATCCTCCTCCTGCAACAAACAGATCAGAAAGTCCTACTTACTCTCAGCCATACAACCATCAATCCTACCCACAAGAACCTCAACAACCTCAACAACATTTGCCTTCTAATTACTCTTCTCTTGAAACTTCCCCCTCTTACTCATATCCTCATTTTCAATCTTATCCCAGTTTTACAGAGAGCAGCCTCCCAGCAGTTCCATCTCAGTATCCTTCGTACTATCAGGGCTCTGATGCGTCCTACTCTCACCAATCAGCTCCTCCAGTGACAAACTATTCATCCACCGCCCCATACCGTTCTCCCAGCGCAAATGGGAGTGTTTCAGAACCGTCCCCTCCTCCTGctcaaaaatttcaatatgaCATTAACTATCTACCAGCACCCGAGAAAATTGCCGAGGCACACAAAGCTGCAAGATTTGCAGTAGGGGCGCTGGCATTTGATGACGTGACAGTCGCCGTAGACTTCTTGAAGAAATCACTTGAATTGCTGACAAATCCATCTGCTGGTCAATGA
- the LOC132174879 gene encoding uncharacterized protein LOC132174879, with the protein MDPTVGVEPMELAEPSNGGDEDLGARTSKRAKIGPGPGPGTGPGRELKRVAEIVLVLSAMARMRGGGKGPTDAEVELMVEARAKLAEACAALAPKDVVGREAIGAVIEDLGLNGKLKDQRLGFRTPKLTIKEKFDNAKRKMDESKNFVAHTTAYTSHPVQPSSSTSAEISGALHTVRTFPSDKPSNLPISSGGIPASSPLGHASAVTSTSIQYQLPTNEVRPGIRGLPSGHLGRDSSSLSLAKVERAQFKLDGGSNGSSYASQLQANSSANHPLVNAPTWSVQTQSASAAKSGQENKVPNNSSAKVEGTVEINMSRVATQGARDQSFRPFVTQTAPGNLPNIQQPLQGMGFVQAPSLGNNHNEIAKLVQKLLQPQRPDHPKWNPPSRDYMNKALTCQLCQLTISEVDNVLLCDACEKGYHLKCMQPNQKGIPRGEWHCMRCLTLTQGKPLPPKYGRVMRSGTNQPNLSPEIPMKVSSSEKKVGTLDPKVNQPKMTANGSSALQSPTHASSAGTNHVESASDVKIPNARETQGNNSISSSKIMDDKTFSGASPNIPSKPLGEASYSPPVGSSSVKSAQNLKDHELSTLEERSFQQKTESPAKVSETVSSKSNHSQPLHNSQVVDWRDLPKCAEVPSKNCDDNDLAVKDPEKSQIRENLDCTSVSDTKQDDQLVAQATPSGGFQTCTGSERSGFPSDGLRSVEWIGNVIQVLEGKSFYQSCRVNGVMYKLQDHALFPSNHGELLPSKLQSMWEDSKTGSKWVIVTRCYFPGDLPENVGRPCAPESNEVYESNHESTIMAGLIQGPCEVLPPAKFSEESERRSQAGPNASIGLQPVFLCKWFYDEFKGLFQPVSS; encoded by the exons ATGGATCCGACGGTCGGGGTCGAGCCAATGGAGCTGGCCGAACCGTCGAACGGAGGGGACGAGGACTTGGGGGCCCGGACGAGCAAGAGGGCCAAGATTGGGCCTGGGCCTGGGCCTGGGACTGGGCCGGGGCGGGAGCTGAAGAGAGTGGCGGAGATCGTGCTGGTGCTGTCAGCGATGGCGAGGATGCGAGGCGGAGGGAAGGGCCCGACGGATGCGGAGGTGGAGCTTATGGTGGAGGCCAGGGCCAAGCTGGCAGAGGCCTGCGCGGCCCTGGCGCCCAAGGACGTGGTGGGCCGGGAGGCAATTGGGGCGGTGATTGAGGATTTGGGGCTCAATGGCAAGCTCAAGGATCAGCGGCTAGGGTTTCGGACTCCCAAGTTGACTATCAAGGAGAAGTTTGATAATGCAAAGAGGAAG ATGGATGAGTCGAAGAATTTTGTTGCACATACTACTGCATATACTTCTCACCCCGTGCAACCAAGCTCTAGTACATCGGCTGAAATCAGTGGGGCATTGCATACTGTGCGTACTTTTCCATCAGATAAACCAAGCAATCTGCCAATTTCTTCTGGTGGCATCCCAGCTTCTTCACCTTTAGGTCATGCTTCTGCAGTAACTTCTACTTCCATACAATATCAATTGCCGACTAATGAAGTTAGACCAGGTATTAGAGGATTGCCTAGCGGTCATTTAGGAAGAGATTCTTCTTCCTTATCATTGGCTAAAGTTGAAAGAGCACAGTTCAAATTGGATGGAGGATCAAATGGGTCTTCTTATGCATCGCAATTACAAG CAAATTCTTCTGCAAACCACCCACTGGTGAATGCTCCTACATGGTCTGTACAAACCCAATCTGCCTCAGCAGCTAAAAGTGGGCAAGAAAACAAGGTGCCAAATAATAGTTCTGCCAAGGTTGAGGGAACTGTTGAAATAAATATGTCACGAGTAGCTACTCAAGGAGCGAGAGATCAGAGCTTTAGGCCATTTGTAACTCAAACGGCACCTGGAAATTTGCCAAATATACAGCAGCCTCTGCAGGGAATGGGCTTTGTCCAAGCCCCTTCACTTGGTAATAATCACAATGAAATTGCTAAACTTGTTCAGAAGTTATTACAACCACAGCGTCCTGATCACCCTAAGTGGAATCCTCCGTCAAGGGATTACATGAATAAGGCTTTAACTTGCCAATTGTGCCAGCTTACCATCAGTGAGGTTGATAATGTTCTTCTTTGTGATGCTTGTGAGAAAGGATATCACTTAAAGTGTATGCAGCCTAATCAaaagggaattcctagaggtgaGTGGCACTGCATGAGGTGCTTGACGTTGACCCAAGGGAAACCTTTGCCCCCTAAATATGGTCGTGTCATGAGAAGTGGTACAAATCAACCAAATTTGTCTCCTGAGATTCCTATGAAGGTGTCATCTTCAGAGAAGAAAGTGGGAACTTTAGATCCAAAGGTCAATCAGCCGAAGATGACAGCAAATGGAAGCTCTGCTCTACAAAGTCCCACACATGCTAGTAGTGCAGGCACCAATCATGTTGAGTCAGCATCTGATGTAAAGATTCCTAATGCAAGAGAAACTCAAGGGAATAACAGCATATCAAGCAGTAAAATTATGGATGACAAAACTTTTTCTGGAGCTTCCCCTAATATCCCATCAAAACCCTTGGGGGAAGCTAGTTATTCTCCTCCTGTTGGCTCATCAAGTGTAAAGTCTGCTCAAAATCTTAAAGATCATGAGTTATCTACGCTTGAAGAGAGATCTTTTCAACAAAAGACAGAGTCTCCTGCTAAAGTATCTGAAACAGTAAGTAGTAAGTCTAATCATTCCCAACCCTTGCACAACTCGCAAGTTGTTGACTGGAGAGACTTGCCTAAATGTGCTGAGGTTCCATCAAAGAATTGTGATGACAATGACCTTGCTGTCAAAGATCCTGAAAAATCTCAGATAAGAGAAAATCTTGACTGTACTTCAGTATCTGATACTAAGCAAGATGACCAACTTGTTGCTCAGGCAACTCCTTCTGGGGGATTTCAAACTTGTACAGGGAGTGAACGTTCTGGGTTTCCTTCAGATGGCTTGCGGAGTGTGGAATGGATTGGCAACGTTATCCAAGTTTTAGAAGGGAAATCGTTCTACCAGTCTTGTAGAGTTAATGGAGTAATGTATAAACTGCAGGATCACGCCCTTTTTCCTTCCAACCATGGTGAATTGTTACCCTCGAAGCTTCAG TCCATGTGGGAGGACAGCAAAACTGGGTCAAAGTGGGTTATTGTCACAAGGTGCTATTTTCCTGGCGACTTGCCTGAGAATGTTGGGCGCCCATGTGCCCCTGAGAGCAATGAG GTCTATGAATCAAATCATGAAAGCACAATAATGGCTGGTTTGATCCAAGGCCCATGCGAAGTTCTGCCTCCTGCCAAGTTTAGTGAAGAAAGTGAAAGACGGAGTCAGGCAGGACCCAATGCAAGTATTGGATTACAGCCAGTTTTCCTGTGCAA ATGGTTCTATGATGAATTTAAAGGACTTTTTCAACCTGTTTCCAGTTAA
- the LOC132175149 gene encoding putative BPI/LBP family protein At1g04970 has product MAPTIFFIVLSLLFTLSTTRIQSNDEGFISVQISNRGLDFAKDVLIDKAVSSIVPLQLPDIEKSVKIPVVGKVHVLLSNITIYHVDVASSYIHTGETGIVLVASGATANLSMAWQYSYRTWLVPVAITDDGGASVQVEGMEVGLAAALKNQDGNLKLSVLECGCHVKDISIKLDGGASWLYQVVVNAFEGKIASAIENAISKKIREGIIKLDSLLQSIPKEIPIYHTAVLNVTFVDNPVLSNSSIEVEINGLVTAKDAVLVSNYIHKGWKDTFFCSGPAKMIQISLQQDVFNSLSLVYFDADYMHWIVDKIPDQSILNTAGWRYIVPQLYKQYPDDDMNLNISVSSPPIIKVAKDVIGAIINLDVTIDVVDGGEVIPVACISLDISTSGSAVILRNNLAGRVRLEDFTAYLKWSEIGDLHMHLLQPIMSTVLKTVILPNVNLHLMKGFPLPLPHGFTLQNAEIVCTDSRVIVFSDLAFTEQYHLSQKLLTSLHLGT; this is encoded by the exons ATGGCACCCactatttttttcattgttttatcACTTCTTTTCACTCTTTCAACCACCCGTATTCAATCCAATGATGAAGGCTTCATTTCTGTGCAAATATCCAACAGGGGTCTTGATTTTGCCAAGGATGTGCTAATAGACAAGGCCGTTTCCTCTATTGTTCCTCTTCAACTGCCTGATATTGAAAAATCTGTGAAAATCCCAGTTGTTGGCAAAGTTCATGTTCTTCTTTCAAACATTACAATTTATCATGTTGATGTTGCTTCCTCGTATATTCATACTGGAGAGACAGGTATTGTCTTAGTTGCTTCAGGTGCCACTGCAAATTTGAGCATGGCTTGGCAGTATTCTTACCGCACTTGGTTGGTTCCAGTTGCAATTACGGATGACGGGGGCGCATCTGTTCAG GTTGAAGGTATGGAAGTGGGGCTAGCTGCAGCTCTCAAGAACCAAGATGGAAATCTTAAGCTCTCGGTGCTGGAATGTGGATGCCATGTGAAAGATATCTCAATAAAGTTGGATGGTGGAGCATCTTGGCTTTATCAAGT GGTAGTGAATgcttttgaaggaaaaatagcATCTGCAATTGAAAATGCGATTTCCAAGAAAATCAGAGAAGGGATAATAAAGCTTGACTCCTTATTGCAATCTATTCCAAAAGAAATCCCAATATATCACACTGCTGTTTTAAATGTTACTTTTGTGGACAATCCTGTGTTGAGTAATTCTTCCATTGAAGTTGAGATTAATGGCCTAGTCACAGCAAAGGATGCTGTTTTAGTCTCAAACTACATCCATAAAGGATGGAAGGATACTTTTTTCTGCAGTGGTCCAGCTAAGATGATCCAGATCTCATTACAACAAGatgtttttaattctttatcATTAGTTTACTTTGAT gcaGATTATATGCACTGGATTGTGGACAAAATACCAGATCAATCCATTTTGAATACAGCTGGATGGAGATACATTGTTCCTCAACTGTACAAGCAGTACCCAGATGATGACATGAATCTTAATATATCTGTATCTTCTCCACCAATTATTAAAGTTGCAAAGGATGTCATTGGCGCCATTATTAACTTAGATGTGACAATTGATGTTGTGGATGGTGGTGAAGTTATACCGGTTGCTTGCATCTCATTG GATATAAGTACTTCAGGTTCTGCAGTAATCTTGAGGAATAATCTAGCTGGTAGAGTCAGATTGGAGGACTTCACTGCATATTTGAAATGGAGTGAGATTGGTGACCTGCACATGCATCTTCTTCAG CCAATAATGTCAACTGTCCTCAAAACCGTAATCTTGCCGAACGTGAACTTACACCTGATGAAAGGATTTCCTCTGCCTCTCCCTCATGGTTTTACACTCCAGAATGCTGAAATTGTCTGCACAGATTCAAGGGTTATAGTTTTCAGCGATCTGGCCTTCACAGAACAATACCATCTTAGCCAGAAGCTACTTACTTCACTGCATCTAGGTACTTGA
- the LOC132175306 gene encoding indole-3-acetate O-methyltransferase 1, giving the protein MAPKGDNVVVSNMKLERMLSMKGGKGEASYANNSQAQALHARSMLHLLEETLDGVQLNSPEVPFVVVDLGCSCGSNTIYIVDVMIKHMIKRYEALGYEPPEFSAFFSDLPSNDFNTLFQLLPPLANYGGSMEECLAANKHRSYFAAGVPGSFYRRLFPARSIDVFHSAFSLHWLSQVPESVLDKRSTAYNKGRVFIHGASESTANAYKKRFQTDLAGFLRSRSQEMKRGGSMFLVCLGRTSVDPADQGGAGLLFGTHFQDAWDDLVQEGLINSEKRDNFNIPVYAPSLQDFKEVVEADGSFAINKLEVFKGGSPLVVNQPDDAVEVGRALANSCRSVSGVLVDAHIGDRLSEELFLRVEHRATSHAKVLLEQLQFFHIVASLSFA; this is encoded by the exons ATGGCTCCAAAAGGAGACAATGTTGTAGTTTCCAACATGAAGCTTGAGAGGATGCTTAGCATGAAAGGAGGCAAAGGAGAAGCTAGTTATGCCAACAATTCCCAAGCCCAG GCACTACATGCTCGATCCATGCTTCATCTTCTTGAAGAAACTCTTGATGGGGTCCAGCTAAACTCACCGGAGGTGCCGTTTGTGGTGGTGGACCTCGGATGCTCATGCGGCAGCAACACCATCTACATCGTTGACGTGATGATCAAGCACATGATCAAGCGCTACGAGGCCTTGGGTTACGAGCCGCCGGAGTTCTCTGCTTTCTTCTCCGACCTCCCCAGCAATGACTTCAACACCCTCTTTCAGCTCCTCCCTCCGCTAGCCAATTACGGCGGTAGCATGGAGGAGTGCCTAGCAGCCAACAAGCACAGATCTTATTTTGCAGCTGGGGTTCCCGGATCCTTCTACCGGAGACTTTTTCCGGCCAGGTCTATTGATGTCTTCCACTCCGCATTTTCCCTCCATTGGCTATCTCAG GTACCGGAGAGTGTGCTAGACAAGAGATCAACGGCTTACAACAAAGGGAGGGTGTTCATCCACGGTGCAAGTGAGAGCACTGCAAATGCATACAAGAAACGGTTTCAAACTGATTTGGCAGGGTTCCTGAGATCAAGATCGCAGGAGATGAAGAGAGGTGGGTCCATGTTTCTTGTCTGCTTAGGAAGAACCTCAGTGGACCCCGCCGACCAAGGTGGGGCCGGCCTCCTCTTTGGAACCCACTTTCAGGATGCTTGGGATGATCTTGTCCAAGAG ggCCTTATCAACAGTGAGAAACGTGACAACTTCAACATTCCGGTGTATGCACCAAGCCTACAAGACTTCAAGGAGGTGGTAGAAGCTGACGGCTCATTTGCCATTAACAAGCTAGAAGTTTTTAAAGGAGGAAGCCCCCTTGTGGTTAACCAGCCGGACGACGCAGTCGAGGTTGGTCGAGCCCTAGCCAATAGCTGCCGGAGTGTGTCCGGTGTCCTAGTCGATGCACACATCGGTGATCGGCTTAGCGAGGAACTATTTTTGAGAGTGGAGCATCGAGCCACCAGCCATGCTAAAGTGCTGCTAGAGCAACTACAATTCTTTCATATTGTGGCATCCCTTTCTTTTGCTTAg